From the Bdellovibrio reynosensis genome, one window contains:
- the tmk gene encoding dTMP kinase — protein sequence MKFLVFEGLDGSGKSSLMAALEQELQKHQIDFHRTREPGGTPLGDEIRNMILRTEGPSPLARAELLLYEASRAQHVDQVIRPKLQAGTWVLCDRFSASSVAFQSGGREISEKDVVMLNEFATGGLKADLTILLDLPVEESRRRRQGRGAANGESEDRIESEADTFHEKVRQSFLAQARADEKSWLVLDAKKTPQELFVLLLTALAEKNILR from the coding sequence ATGAAGTTTTTAGTATTTGAGGGCCTAGACGGTTCAGGCAAAAGTTCATTGATGGCAGCTTTAGAACAAGAGCTGCAAAAGCATCAGATCGATTTTCATCGCACGCGTGAACCGGGTGGAACTCCACTAGGTGATGAAATCCGTAACATGATTTTACGTACTGAAGGTCCATCGCCTTTGGCTCGCGCTGAACTTTTGCTGTATGAAGCAAGTCGTGCCCAACACGTTGATCAAGTGATTCGTCCAAAATTACAAGCGGGGACCTGGGTCCTTTGCGATCGCTTCTCAGCTAGCTCGGTTGCTTTTCAAAGTGGTGGCCGTGAAATCTCTGAAAAAGACGTGGTCATGTTAAATGAATTCGCGACGGGTGGTTTGAAAGCTGATCTTACGATTCTGCTAGATTTGCCCGTGGAAGAATCCCGTCGTCGCCGACAAGGCCGTGGCGCTGCGAATGGTGAATCAGAAGATCGCATCGAGTCTGAAGCAGACACGTTTCATGAAAAAGTTCGTCAGTCCTTTTTAGCCCAAGCCCGCGCCGATGAAAAATCTTGGTTGGTGCTTGATGCTAAAAAAACTCCGCAAGAATTGTTCGTGCTTTTACTAACTGCTTTGGCAGAAAAAAATATTTTAAGGTAA
- the secG gene encoding preprotein translocase subunit SecG, giving the protein MTTFIGILHIIVALVLIVLVLIQDSKSNGALGVGGSSTSNSLLGATGAQTLAGKMTVWAAVVFAITCLALSVLTSSHEKSVVDSLPLPTAPVTAPAAPAATALPETAPPAANGTPAATPAPTAAPAQ; this is encoded by the coding sequence ATGACTACTTTCATTGGTATCTTGCACATCATCGTTGCACTTGTTTTGATCGTTCTGGTTCTTATTCAAGATTCTAAAAGCAACGGCGCTTTAGGCGTTGGCGGCTCTTCAACTTCAAATTCATTGTTAGGTGCGACTGGCGCGCAAACTCTTGCTGGTAAAATGACAGTATGGGCTGCAGTAGTTTTCGCAATCACTTGCTTGGCTTTGTCTGTTTTAACTTCTTCTCACGAAAAATCTGTTGTTGATTCTTTACCGCTTCCAACAGCTCCAGTAACAGCACCTGCTGCTCCAGCGGCAACGGCTCTTCCAGAGACAGCTCCACCTGCAGCTAACGGAACTCCAGCAGCAACGCCGGCTCCGACTGCAGCACCTGCTCAATAG